The proteins below come from a single Sorghum bicolor cultivar BTx623 chromosome 4, Sorghum_bicolor_NCBIv3, whole genome shotgun sequence genomic window:
- the LOC110434845 gene encoding mucin-7-like, whose translation MDGHPQNPSPRPYKGGAARAPAPSPAAAVSLPIYSLVEPRRVRALDLAAPRRRAPSPSPSTPGTRRDAEQELRALAAPSPDPATPSCASRHRAVETASMPTVVTATATPMSVCATTTTPCSCPVAPASTSSPERVLVNNASAEPSTTPAAAEPRPCPASTAPSSP comes from the coding sequence ATGGACGGGCATCCCCAAAACCCTAGCCCGCGCCCCTATAAAGGAGGAGCCGCGCGCGCCCCTGCTCCATCCCCAGCCGCCGCCGTCTCCCTCCCCATCTACAGCCTCGTCGAGCCCCGACGCGTCCGCGCCCTCGACCTCGCCGCGCCAAGACGCCGtgcgccctcgccctcgccctcgacCCCGGGAACCCGCCGCGACGCCGAGCAGGAGCTCCGCGCCCTCGCCGCGCCGAGCCCCGACCCCGCGACGCCGTCGTGCGCAAGCCGCCACCGCGCCGTGGAAACTGCGTCCATGCCGACCGTGGTGACCGCGACCGCGACCCCGATGTCGGTCTGCGCCACCACGACGACGCCATGCTCGTGCCCCGTCGCCCCCGCGTCGACCTCGTCCCCGGAGCGCGTCCTCGTCAACAACGCGAGCGCCGAGCCATCCACGACGCCGGCAGCAGCAGAACCGCGACCCTGTCCGGCGTCCACGGCCCCGTCCTCGCCGTGA
- the LOC110434846 gene encoding uncharacterized protein LOC110434846, with protein MFTFYGLALWLLLLRREFSSSSAMGLRLYGDCSFFLDELRLSTGVSPAAPAFSFPDAAILAGELDLGDVHLFHDAATADDVRAFSLAGTDTIFSGCCCLARSPPPEPAVATEVAAPSARLPGDRLALRLSLPVPLLSRLPDRFRCGEPQCGDGLDILRV; from the coding sequence ATGTTTACCTTCTACGGCCTGGCACTGTGGTTGCTGTTGTTACGGAGAGAGTTCTCATCGAGCTCGGCCATGGGGTTGCGCCTGTACGGAGACTGCTCGTTCTTCCTGGACGAGCTCCGGCTGAGCACCGGCGTCAGCCCCGCCGCACCAGCATTCTCATTCCCGGACGCGGCCATCCTTGCGGGAGAGCTCGATCTCGGCGATGTGCACCTCTTCCACGACGCGGCCACGGCCGACGACGTGCGCGCCTTCTCCCTCGCGGGCACGGACACCATCTTCTCGGGCTGCTGCTGCCTCGCGCGGTCACCGCCGCCGGAGCCCGCCGTGGCCACAGAAGTCGCAGCGCCATCCGCGCGTCTCCCGGGGGACCGGCTGGCCCTCCGGCTCTCGCTCCCGGTACCGCTCCTCTCCCGACTGCCCGATCGCTTCCGCTGCGGCGAGCCCCAGTGTGGCGACGGCCTGGACATACTGCGTGTGTAA